The proteins below come from a single Trichocoleus desertorum ATA4-8-CV12 genomic window:
- a CDS encoding divergent PAP2 family protein, with product MQDFADILDNRVLIVALVSCLVAQVLKVIVELAKNRKLNIRALVETGGMPSAHSALVAALATGVGQTVGWATPEFAIAFIFAIIVMYDAAGVRQAAGKQARILNQIIDEVLHEQYEFTEARLKELLGHTPVQVFVGSALGVAISWFAVPMLGRGV from the coding sequence ATGCAGGACTTTGCCGACATCCTAGACAACCGGGTGCTGATCGTTGCGCTTGTGTCTTGTCTTGTAGCTCAGGTCTTAAAAGTGATCGTTGAACTTGCTAAAAATCGCAAGTTAAATATTCGCGCTCTTGTAGAGACAGGCGGTATGCCTAGTGCCCACTCTGCTCTAGTAGCAGCCCTGGCAACTGGCGTGGGGCAAACCGTGGGCTGGGCCACGCCAGAGTTTGCGATCGCCTTTATCTTCGCCATTATTGTGATGTACGATGCGGCTGGAGTCCGCCAAGCTGCGGGCAAGCAGGCACGGATCTTGAACCAAATCATTGACGAAGTTCTGCACGAACAATATGAGTTTACAGAAGCACGCCTGAAAGAATTATTAGGTCATACACCCGTACAAGTCTTTGTCGGTTCTGCTTTAGGTGTCGCGATTTCTTGGTTTGCCGTACCCATGTTAGGTCGTGGCGTATAG
- a CDS encoding DUF2488 family protein, with translation MQTYYYVVASQRFLLEEEPFHEVLEERHRYYREQEKEIDFWLVKQPAFLEAPELAAAKAKCPQSSVAVISTNPQFITWLKLRLEFVLTGEFQAPSASIPDPLASLASVS, from the coding sequence ATGCAAACATATTATTACGTCGTCGCTAGTCAGCGTTTTTTGTTGGAAGAAGAACCTTTTCATGAAGTTCTAGAAGAGCGGCATCGCTATTATCGAGAACAAGAAAAGGAGATTGATTTTTGGTTAGTTAAGCAACCTGCTTTTCTAGAAGCTCCAGAACTGGCAGCAGCAAAGGCGAAGTGTCCCCAGTCTTCGGTTGCGGTGATTTCTACGAACCCTCAATTTATCACTTGGCTAAAACTGCGTTTAGAGTTTGTTTTGACTGGGGAATTCCAGGCTCCCAGTGCTTCTATTCCTGATCCGCTTGCTTCTTTAGCATCGGTATCCTAA
- a CDS encoding pyridoxine 5'-phosphate synthase, translated as MPTLGVNIDHIATIRQARRTVEPDPVAAAVLAELAGADGITVHLREDRRHIQDRDVRLLRQTVRTHLNLEMAATDEMVAIALDIKPDYVTLVPERREEVTTEGGLEIAAQRQRMEQVVAQLQNAGIPVSLFIDADLAQIQASAATGAKFIELHTGRYAEAHDEVSRAKELEILAEGCRQAIAAGLRVNAGHGLTYWNVYPVACLEGMEELNIGHTIISRAALVGLERAVREMRQAMRGEL; from the coding sequence TTGCCTACGCTTGGCGTTAACATTGACCACATTGCCACGATTCGGCAAGCTCGTCGAACGGTGGAGCCAGATCCGGTAGCGGCGGCTGTTTTAGCAGAGTTGGCTGGGGCGGATGGCATTACGGTTCACTTGCGCGAAGATCGACGGCATATCCAAGATCGAGACGTGCGGCTGTTGCGGCAGACGGTACGTACTCACTTGAACTTGGAAATGGCAGCAACTGATGAAATGGTCGCGATCGCCCTCGACATCAAGCCTGACTATGTGACTCTGGTTCCGGAACGGCGGGAGGAGGTGACCACAGAGGGTGGGTTGGAGATTGCAGCCCAAAGGCAGCGAATGGAGCAAGTGGTAGCCCAGCTACAAAATGCTGGCATTCCAGTCAGTTTGTTTATTGATGCTGACCTCGCTCAAATTCAAGCTTCTGCGGCCACGGGAGCCAAGTTTATTGAGTTGCATACGGGGCGTTATGCAGAGGCTCATGATGAAGTGAGCCGAGCTAAGGAGCTAGAGATCTTAGCCGAGGGATGTCGGCAGGCGATCGCGGCTGGGCTGCGAGTCAATGCTGGACATGGCCTCACCTACTGGAATGTCTACCCAGTGGCTTGCTTAGAAGGCATGGAAGAACTCAACATTGGGCATACCATCATCAGTCGAGCTGCACTCGTTGGGTTAGAGCGGGCAGTGCGAGAGATGAGGCAAGCCATGCGGGGAGAGCTATAA
- a CDS encoding GFA family protein: MQEASTYGGGCHCGAVRFQVRVARHEAVDCNCSVCHKKGFLHLIVPPEDFTLLAGSEALTTYTFNTGTAKHLFCRTCGIHAFYRPRSHPNDFDVNVRCLDGDVLTRFQITPFNGSRWEENINQLHVSPSSDTNISA, from the coding sequence ATGCAGGAAGCTAGTACTTACGGAGGGGGGTGCCACTGTGGGGCCGTCCGCTTCCAGGTGCGTGTGGCTCGTCATGAAGCTGTGGACTGTAACTGCTCAGTTTGCCACAAAAAAGGATTTCTCCATTTGATTGTGCCTCCGGAAGACTTTACGCTGCTAGCGGGTTCTGAGGCACTCACCACTTATACCTTTAACACGGGCACAGCCAAGCATCTGTTCTGTCGTACCTGTGGTATTCATGCTTTTTATCGGCCTCGTTCTCACCCCAACGATTTCGACGTGAATGTCCGGTGTCTTGATGGTGATGTGCTGACAAGGTTTCAAATTACACCCTTTAATGGCAGCAGGTGGGAAGAGAATATTAACCAGCTACATGTATCTCCAAGCTCAGACACAAACATTTCTGCTTAA